One segment of Brassica napus cultivar Da-Ae chromosome C3, Da-Ae, whole genome shotgun sequence DNA contains the following:
- the LOC106418206 gene encoding transcriptional regulator SUPERMAN, with protein sequence MNNRHKQIESGSGSGDNRRMYDCDICMRGFTSPQALGGHRNIHRKERERNLSSSSSSSHSFPFSMPSSRNYTNPNYSNPPPYFPTNESYHHQTFQPPINPSYNAQRFGTTPSSGGGNYAQGEFLGLDLSLRLGSVNVGNDSHRSLPDAEDSKPDQDDDLDLDLRLGGHQHH encoded by the coding sequence atgaACAACCGGCACAAACAGATTGAATCCGGTTCTGGCTCCGGAGATAACCGCCGGATGTACGACTGTGACATCTGCATGAGAGGCTTCACGAGTCCTCAAGCCCTCGGTGGTCACAGAAACATCCACCGTAAGGAACGTGAAAGAAACCTCTCCTCGtcctcttcatcttctcacTCATTTCCATTTTCTATGCCATCATCCCGAAACTACACAAACCCTAATTACAGCAACCCACCTCCATATTTTCCAACAAATGAGTCATACCATCATCAAACTTTTCAGCCACCAATTAACCCTAGCTACAACGCACAACGCTTTGGAACAACACCATCATCCGGAGGAGGAAACTATGCTCAAGGGGAGTTTCTTGGTCTCGATTTGAGCTTACGGCTCGGATCCGTCAACGTCGGTAACGACTCTCACCGGAGCCTACCGGATGCTGAAGATTCTAAGCCTGATCAAGATGATGATCTTGATCTTGATCTTCGACTTGGAGGTCATCAACATCACTAA